The genome window CCCGAACAGGCCGAGCTCCTTGAGCCCCTCGACGATCTCGGTGGGGTACTCGTCACGGTGCTCCAACCCGGTCGCGACCGGAATGATCTCCTTGTCGACGAAATCCCGGACCGTGGAGAGGATTTCCTGCTGGACGTCGTTGAGGCCGGCGGTCTGGGCGAGTCGCGTCATGGCTACTTCTCCACGTTCTTCTGCGAAGGCTGGTTCAGCTCCGGGCGGCCGGGCTGCTCGCCGCCGCGCTCCTTGATGTACGTCTCGGTGGGGACCATCACCTTGCGGCGGAACACGCAGACGAGTGTCCCGTCCTGCTTGTAGCCCTTGGTCTCCACGTGGACGATTCCGCGGTCGCTCTTGGATTTTGACGGAGTCTTGTCGAGAACGGTGGTCTCGCCGTAGATCGTGTCGCCGTGGAAGGTCGGGGCGACATGCTTCAGCGACTCGACCTCCAGATTGGCGATCGCCTTTCCGGAGACGTCCGGGACGGACATGCCGAGCAACAGCGAGTAGATGTAGTTGCCGACGACAACATTCTTTCCGAAATCGGTCGTCCGTTCCGCATAGTTGCTGTCCATGTGCAACGGGTGATGATTCATGGTCAGCAGACAGAAGAGGTGGTCGTCGTACTCGGTGACCGTCTTCCCGGGCCAGTGCTTGTAGACCGCACCGACCTCGAACTCCTCGTATGTGCGCCCGAACTGCATGATCAGGCCTCCGGTGCTTCGAACTTGGAGGTGCGCTGCATACCGGCCGCGCGGCCCTTGCCCGCGACGACCAGGGCCATCTTGCGGCTCGCCTCGTCGATCATCTCGTCGCCGAGCATCGCCGAGCCCTTCTTGCCGCCCTCCTCGGAGGTGCACCACTCGTATGCGTCGAGGATCAGCTCCGCGTGGTCGTAGTCCTCCTGCGAGGGCGAGAACACCTCGTTGGCCGCGTCGACCTGGCCCGGGTGGAGCACCCACTTGCCGTCGAAGCCCAGCGCCGCCGCACGGCCCGCGACCTCGCGGTACGCGTCCACGTCACGGATCTGCAGGAAGGGACCGTCGATCGCCTGGAGGTCGTGCGTACGGGCCGCCATCAGAATGCGCATCAGGATGTAGTGGTACGCGTCCGCGCCGTACCCGGGCGGCTGCTGACCGACGACCAGGGTCTTCATGTTGATCGACGCCATGAAGTCGGCCGGGCCGAAGATCAGCGTCTCCAGGCGGGGCGAGGCGGCGGCGATGTCGTCGATGTTCACCAGGCCCTTGGCGTTCTCGATCTGCGCCTCGATGCCGATCTTCCCGACCTCGAAGCCCATCGTCTTCTCGATCTGGGTCAGCAGCAGGTCGAGGGCGACGACCTGCTGGGCGTCCTGGACCTTGGGCAGCATGATGCAGTCGAGGTTCTGGCCGGCGCCCTCGACGACCGTGACGACGTCCCGGTACGTCCAGTGCGTGGTCCAGTCGTTGACCCGCACGACCCGGGTCTTGCCCGTCCAGTCACCGTTGTTCAGCGCGTCGACGATGGTGTGCCGGGCGCCTTCCTTGGCGAGCGGCGCGCAGGCGTCCTCCAGGTCGAGGAAGACCTGGTCGGCGGGGAGGCCCTGGGCCTTCTCCAGGAACCGCGGGTTCGAGCCGGGCACTGCCAGGCAGGAACGGCGCGGACGCAGGCGGTTGACGGCAGTCATGCGGGGACCTCCAGAGGGTCGAGCTTGTTCGCTTTCCGGATCTCGTCGACGATACGGCCGATGATCTCCGTGATACCGAAATCCTTCGGGGTGAATACGGCGGCGACACCGGCCCCGATCAGGGCCGACGCGTCGGCGGGCGGAATGATCCCGCCCGCGATGACCGGGATGTCGGCGGCGCCCGCCTCGCGCAGCCGGGTGAGCACGTCCGGTACGAGCTCGGCGTGCGAACCGGACAGGATCGACAGGCCGACGCAGTGCACGTCCTCGGCGAGCGCGGCCGAGACGATCTGTTCGGGGGTCAGCCTGATCCCCTGATAGACGACCTCGAAACCGGCGTCACGGGCCCGTACGGCGATCTGCTCGGCGCCGTTGGAATGTCCGTCCAGGCCCGGCTTGCCGACCAGCAGCCGCAGCCGTCCGGCGCCCAGGTCGGCCGCGGTGCGGGCGACCTTCTCGCGGACCAGGGCGAGCGGGGTGCCCGCCTCGGCGGTCACCGCGACCGGCGCGGACGAGACGCCCGTCGGGGCCCGGAACTCGCCGAAGACATCGCGCAGCGCCCAGGACCACTCGCCGGTGGTGACACCCGCGCGGGCGCACTCCACGGTCGCTTCCATCATGTTGTCGGTGCCCGCCGCGGCCTTCTTCAGCGCCGCCAGCGCCTCGGTGGCGCGGGCCTCGTCGCGGTTGTCGCGCCAGTCGTGCAGGGCGGCGACGACCCTGGCCTCATTGGCGGGGTCGACCGTCATGATCGCCCCGTCGAGGTCCGCGGTGAGCGGGTTCGGCTCCGTCGTCTCGTAGATGTTGACGCCGACGATCCGTTCCTCGCCGCCTTCGATCCGGGCCCGGCGGGCGGCGTGCGAGGAGACCAGCTCGGACTTCAGATAGCCGGACTCCACGGCCGCCATGGCGCCGCCCATCCGCTCGATCCGGTCGATCTCGGCGAGCGACTCGGCGACCAGCTCGTCCACCTTGGCCTCGATGACGTGCGACCCGGCGAAGATGTCCTCGTACTCCAGCAGATCGCTCTCGTGCGCGAGCACCTGCTGGATACGGAGCGACCACTGCTGGTCCCAGGGCCGGGGGAGCCCCAGTGCCTCGTTCCACGCCGGCAGCTGGACGGCGCGGGCGCGGGCGTCCTTGGAGAGGGTGACGGCCAGCATCTCCAGGACGATGCGCTGGACGTTGTTCTCCGGCTGCGCCTCGGTCAGCCCGAGCGAGTTGACCTGGACGCCGTAGCGGAAGCGGCGCTGCTTGGCATCGGTGATGCCGTACCGCTCGCGGGTGACCTGGTCCCAGATGCGGCCGAAGGCGCGCATCTTGCACATCTCCTCGATGAACCGGACGCCCGCGTTCACGAAGAAGGAGATCCGCGCGACCACATCGCCGAACCGCTCCTCGGGCACCTGACCGGAATCGCGCACGGCGTCCAGGACCGCGATGGCCGTCGACATGGCGTACGCGATCTCCTGGACCGGAGTGGCCCCCGCCTCCTGCAGGTGGTAGCTGCAGATGTTGATCGGGTTCCACTTCGGGATGCGGTTGACCGTGTACGCGATCATGTCGGTGGTCAGCCGCAGCGAGGGGCCGGGCGGGAAGACGTGCGTCCCGCGCGAGAGGTACTCCTTGACGATGTCGTTCTGCGTGGTGCCCTGGAGCTTCGTGGGATCGGCGCCCTGTTCCTCGGCGACCACCTGGTAGAGCGCCAGCAGCCACATCGCGGTGGCGTTGATCGTCATCGAGGTGTTCATCTGCTCCAGGGGGATGTCCTGGAGCAGCCGGCGCATGTCACCGAGGTGCGAGACGGGAACGCCGACCCGGCCGACCTCGCCGCGGGCGAGGATGTGGTCGGGGTCGTAACCCGTCTGCGTCGGCAGGTCGAAGGCGACCGACAGGCCGGTCTGGCCCTTGGCGAGGTTGCGCCGGTAGAGCTCGTTGGACGCCTCGGCGGTCGAGTGGCCGGCGTACGTCCGCATGAGCCACGGGCGGTCCTTCTGACGCCCGCTCATCTCAGACGTCCCTGCTGTGTTCGTCGGCCCGCTCCGCTGACGCGTCACGGAACAGGTTGATGGCGTCGATGTGCTGCTCGCGCAGTTCCTCGTTGCGCACGCCCAGCCCCTCGCGCGGCGCCAGCGCCAGTACGCCGACCTTGCCCTGGTGGAGGTTGCGGTGGACGTCGTACGCGGCCTGGCCGGTCTCCTCCAGGGAGTAGACCTTCGACAGGGTGGGGTGGATCTTGCCCTTGGCGACCAGCCGGTTGGCCTCCCACGCCTCGCGGTAGTTGGCGAAGTGCGAGCCCACGATCCTCTTCAGCGACATCCACAGGTAGCGGTTGTCGTACTCGTGGTTGTAGCCGGAGGTGGAGGCGCAGGTGACGATCGTGCCGCCCTTGCGGGTCACGTACACCGAGGCGCCGAAGGTCTCGCGGCCCGGGTGCTCGAAGACGATGTCCACGTCCTCGCCGCCGGTGAGTTCACGGATGCGTTTGCCGAACCGCTTCCACTCGCGCGGGTCCTGGTTGTGCTCGTCCTTCCAGAACTTGTAGCCCTCGGCGTTGCGGTCGATGATCGCCTCGGCGCCCATCTTCCGGCAGATGTCGGCCTTCTGCTCGCTGGAGACGACACAGATCGGGTTGGCGCCGCCGGCCAGCGCGAACTGCGTGGCGTACGAGCCGAGTCCGCCGCTGGCGCCCCAGATCAGCACGTTGTCGCCCTGCTTCATGCCGGCGCCGTTGCGCGAGACGAGCTGGCGGTACGCGGTGGAGTTGACCAGGCCGGGAGCCGCGGCCTCCTCCCAGCTGAGGTGCTGCGGCTTCGGCATCAGCTGGTTGGACTTGACGAGTGCGATCTCCGCCAGGCCGCCGAAGTTGGTCTCGAAGCCCCAGATGCGCTGCTCGGGGTCGAGCATCGTGTCGTTGTGGCCGTCCGAGGACTCCAGTTCGACCGAGAGGCAGTGGGCGACGACCTCGTCGCCGGGGTGCCAGGCATTGACGCCGGGACCGGTCCGCAGGACGACGCCCGCCAGGTCGGAACCGATGACGTGGTACGGCAGGTCGTGGCGCCTGGTGAGCTCGCTGAGCCTTCCGTAGCGCTCCAGGAAGCCGAAGGTGGACATCGGCTCGAAGATCGAGGTCCACACGGAGTTGTAGTTGACCGAGCTCGCCATGACGGCGACCAGGGCCTCGCCGGGCCCGAGTTCGGGCACCGGGACCTCGTCGAGGTGCAGCGACTTGCGGGGGTCCTTGTCGCGGGTGGAGAGCCCGTGGAACATCTCGGTCTCGTCCTTGTGCACGGTCACCGCGCGGTACGACTCAGGAATGGACAGGGCCGCGAAGTCCGCGGCTGTGCTGTCCTGCGATTGGATCGCGTCCAGGATTTCCTTCACGGTGTGCCTCCGGCGGATGGGGGCGCTGAGGGATCGCTTGAGAGTCCCTGCGAGCAAGAGGGGAGCGGTGTGGTGTGGAGGTGGTGCCGTCGGTTCGGCTGTCAAAGCTTCGGCTTGCTCTGTGGAGCGGAAGGGGTTGCCTGTGACGCAGGCGTCCGGGCGCGCAGGCAAATCGCTTGCGGGGACAGCCGGCGTACGTGAGATCTCAGCACGCCGGCCGCCCGGACAACTTCAACGTATGGCACTCCGTGACACCCGGCAAGGCACTCGGTGCCAACAATTTCTCTCACTTGTCACCCGCAGGGCGCCGATGAGCGGTGAGGGGGGTGTTTCGCAGGGATATGCCGGGTAGATGGCGGCGAATGATCGATCAGTGAGACCGGTACACGTAGGGGGTCGTGGTGCTCAGGGCCATGAATCCGAGCCGCCGGAGGATCGGGCTGCTCATGCCGGAGGCATCGACCTGAAGGTAGCGGTAGCCGCGCTCCGCCGCGATCCGGGCGCGGAAGGCCACCAGGGCCCGGTAGACGCCCTTCCCGCGCCACGCCTCGACCGTTCCGCCGCCCCAGAGCCCCGCGAAGCCCGTGCCCGGGTACAGCTCCATCCGGGCCGAGCTCACCGGCTCGTCGCCCACCATGGCGAGGACGCCGACGAAGCCGTCCGGGTCCTCGGCCAGCCTGGTCAGCACCTGATGCCGCAGCCGCGACCAGTCCGAGCCGAACGCCCGCTCATGGGCGCGGGCCATCAGCTCCACGTCCTCGGCGTCACTCACGGTGCGCAGCCGCACACCGTCGGGGAGTTCCACCGCCTTCGAGAGGTCCGCGACCGGGGCGACCAGCAGGGTCTCCGGCTCCTCCGCCTCGAAACCGGCCGCCAGAAGCCTGTGCGCCAGATCGGCCGGCCGGTCGTGCGCGTACAGCTTCCACTCGAACTCGTCGTGCCCGAGCGCCGCGTAGTGCGCCACCTGGGCCGCGATCACCGCGTCCGCCCGTGCGGGATCCAGGGCCGGGGCCGACCAGACGACGGCGTTCCAGTCGTCGGCCGTGCCGACCTGCCGTACGACATCACCGGTGTGCTCGACCCGTACGCCGGGGCCGTCGGGGCGGGCGTGCTCGCGCATCTCGCGGTCGAAAAGGGCCAGCAGTGCTTCGTGATCACGATTCATCCGCCCACCACAGCACCGGTGCGCGGCTGCGACAACCAGGTTTCGGCGGTGGCGGGGGCGTGCCGGCCGGCACGCCCCCGTCAGCGGTCCTGGAGCGCCTGCTGGATGGTGCGCATCACTTCGTCGAGCGGCGCGTCCGTCCGCGCCACGGCGACCAGCACCTCGCCCTGGGACGTCACCGAGGCGGCCGGCTGCTTCGCGGGCTCGGCACCGACGGTCCGGCCGGCCCCGATACCGGTCCCGAAGGTGTCGCGGACGATCGCGAAGGCATGGTCGAGCTGCGCCTCGACGTCACCCTCGCCGCCCGCGCGCAGCCAGCGGCGCAGCACATGGTTGTGCGCGGTGACCACGGCGGACGCCGCGACCTCCGCCAGCAGCGGGTCGTCATTGCCGACGTGGTGGTCGCGCTCGTCGAAATGGCCCAGCAGATAGCGGGTGAACAGCCGCTCGTAGCGGGCCACCGAGGCGATCTCCGCCTCGCGCAGGGTGGGGACCTCGCGGGTCAGCTTGTAACGGGCCACGGAGACCGCGGGCTTCGCCGCGTACATCTTCATGACTTCCTTGATGCCGCGGCAGACGGTGTCGAGGGGGTGCTCGTGCGCCGGTGCGGCATTGAGGACGGCCTCGGCCCTGACGAGGGTGTCGTCGTGGTCCGGGAAGATCGCCTCTTCCTTGGAGCGGAAGTGCCGGAAGAAGGTCCGCCGGGCGACTCCGGCGGCGCCCGCGATCTCGTCGACCGTCGTTGCCTCGTACCCCTTCGTGGCGAAGAGTTCCATCGCCGCGGCGGCCAGTTCACGGCGCATTCTGAGCCGTTGGGCGGCGGCGCGCGTGCCTGCGGCACTTTCCGGGGCGTCGGGCGCGGCGGAGACACGGGGGGACCTGGCGGGCTGGGACATGGTGTGAACGTACTGCATCGGGTCGGGGGAGTGCGCCCGTGGGGGCGGGCCGCCCGAAGGATCGAGCAGCCCTCCCCACCCCGCCCCCGGCCCGGAGGGGCCGACGGCGGGCTCCGCGGCGTCGCGGACCCTCTCAGCGCCGGGCATGTTCGCGGAAGCCGCGCCCCGTCTTGCGGCCGAGGCAGCCGGCGGCCACCAGATGTTCGAGCAGCGGAGCCGGAGCCAGACCCGGGTCGCGGAACTCGCTGTGCAGCACCTTCTCGATGGCCAGGGAGACATCGAGCCCGACGACGTCGAGCAGTTCGAACGGGCCCATCGGGTAGCCGCCGCCCAGCTTCATCGCGGCGTCGATGTCGTCGAGGGTCGCGTAGTGCTCCTCGACCATCTTGATCGCGTTGTTGAGATACGGGAACAGCAGCGCGTTGACGATGAAACCGGCCCGGTCCCCGCAGTCCACCGGGTGCTTGCGGACCTCGGCGCAGACCTCACGGACGGTGGCGTGGACGTCGTCGGCGGTGAGCACCGTACGGACCACCTCGACCAGCTTCATCGCCGGCGCCGGGTTGAAGAAGTGCATCCCGATCACGTCCTGCGGACGCGAGGTGGCCCGCGCGATCGCCACGACCGGCAGCGACGAGGTGGTGGTGGCGAGGACGGCACCCGGCTTGCAGACCTTGTCCAGGGTCCCGAACAACTGCTGCTTGACCGCCAGGTCCTCGGCGACGGCCTCCACCGCGAGATCGACATCGGCGAAGGCGTCCAGCGAACCGGCCGCGGTGATCCGGGCCAGGGCCTCGTCCCGCGCCTCGGCCGTCAGCCGCCCCTTGGTGACGGAACGCTCCAGCGACTTGGCGATCCGGCCCTTCGCCGTGTCCGCCTTCTCCTGGCCGCGGGCGGCGAGCACCACGTCGTACCCGGCCTTCGCGAAGACCTCGGCGATCCCCGAGGCCATCGTCCCGGAACCCGCGACACCCACCGAACGCACGGTACGCCCGGCCACCGCCGCCCGGTCGTCCCGCGGGGCCAGCGCGTCCGGCACCACGGTCTGGCTGCCGGCCGCCTGGTACGTGTAGAAGCCGCGGCCCGACTTGCGGCCGGTCAGCCCCGCCTCGCTCAGCTGCCGGAGAACGGGCGCCGGGGCGTGCAGCCGGTCGTGCGACTCGGAGTACATCGCCTCCAGGACGGTACGGGCGGTGTCGACCCCGATCAGGTCGAGCAGGGCGAGCGGGCCCATCGGCAGACCGCAGCCGAGCTTCATCGCCGCGTCGATGTCCTCCCGGGAGGCGTAGTTGGCCTCGTACATCGCGGCGGCCTGGTTGAGGTACCCGAACAGCAGCCCGTCGGCGACGAAGCCCGGCCGGTCGCCGACCGCGACCGGCTCCTTGCCCAGGCTGCGGGCGAGCGCGGTGACCGCCTCGACGGCCGGCGGCGCGGTCAGCACCGAGGACACCACCTCGACCAGCTTCATCGCCGGTGCCGGGTTGAAGAAGTGCAGACCGAGCACGCGCTCGGGGCGCAGCGATTCGGCGGCCAGCCGGGTCACCGAAAGGGCGTTGGTGCCGGTCGCCAGGATCGCGGTGGGAGAGACGATCGCGTCGAGCTCCCGGAAGACCTGCTGCTTGATCTCGTACGACTCGGGCACGACCTCGATGACCAGCTCCGCCTCCGCGGCGGCCCGGAGGTCGGCGAAGGTACGGAACCGGGCGAGGACATCGCTCCGCTCCTCCTCGGTGATCCGCTCGCGCCGCACGGCGCGGGCGGTCGAGGCTTCCAGGGCGGCGACGGCCTGACGGGCGGCCGCGTCGCTGATGTCGATGCCGATGACCTCGTGGCCGGCGCGGGCCAGGACCTCGGCGATGCCGGTGCCCATGGTGCCGAGGCCGACGACGGCAATGGTGCTGAGTGGGGTGTCCATCACGGGACTCCAGAGAATGAGTGACGACTGTGAGGAGGCACGGCGCGCACTGAGAGGGAAAACCGGCGCGACACGTGCGGGAATTGCGTGTCGTGGTACTCGGGGCCGGGGCGCGATGAGCACGCCAGGACCCGGAAGGGGCGACGGACTCTGTCCCGGAGTCACGTCTCGCAAAACCGCCGAACCGACAAGCACTCCGGGTGGCTGCGTCACCAGGCCACCGGAGCAAGCGGGGATCGTGTCCCGCTCACATGAGATTAACTGCCCGGTAACGAGCGCGCCAGCCCCCGGTCGTTGTGCGCCATGCCACATTCCCCCCGCCCCTCGATACGCAGAGTCCCCGCCGATACGCTGACGGTCATGGACGAGGAGTTCCGGTCGCTGGCGGACCGGCTTGCTGACGAGGCGGACGCGGCGGGGGAGTCGGCGGCGTACCGCGGACTGCTCGCCACCGAGGGCGAGGAGGAGCTGGCCCGCGTCCTGGTGGAACGCGAACGCCCGCTCTGGGCCCGCGAGATGGCCGCCTTCCGGCTCGGCTGCGGCGGAGACCGGCGGGCCTTCGAGGCACTGGTCCTGCTGCTCAACCACCGCGACCCGGAGCGGTGTGTCTCCGCCGCCCACGCCCTGGTGTGCCTCGGCGACCCCCGCACACCCCGGGCCGCCGCCGCCCTGGCGACCAACACCCTGCGCACCGCGTACGCCCTGCACCCGGTGCGGCTGCTCACCGCGCTGCGGGCCCCGGAGTCCGTACCGGCACTGATGAGCACCCTGGAACGGCTGCTCGCCCCGGACGACCCGTACTGGCGGGTGGCGCTCGCCTGTGTGGAGGGGCTCGGGCAGCTGGGGGACGAGCGGGCCCGCCCGCTGCTGGCAGCCGCTCTGCCGCACCCCAGGCTGGGCGGCGCGGCCCGCGATGCGCTCGGCCGGCTGGGCGCTCCCTGAGGAAGCGCTGGGCCTCAGGAAGCGGCGGGGCCGCCGAGAGCGCGTACGTACCGCACCTCGGGCACGAGCGCGCCGTCCGCCTCGAAGGACTCCTCGGCGCCGTCGGGACGGAAGCCCGCGCGCTCGTAGAACCGGCGGGCCGGGGCGTTCTCCTTCAGGACCCACAGCACCAGGTCCGGGAAGCCGTCGGCCGCGGCGCGGGTGAGTGTCTCCGCCATCAGGGCGCGGCCCGCCCCGGTCCCGATCTGCTCGGGTGCCACGTAGAGCGCGTACAGCTCGCCCCGCGCCGGTGGCCCGCCGTTCTCCCGGTACGGGCCGTAGCAGGCCCAGCCGATCATCCCGGGGCCAGTCCGTTCGGCCACCACGTTCACGAGCGTGGTGCCCCGGGCCAGGGACGCGCGGCGCCGCTCCGCGTCCTCGGCGACGGTGCGGTCCATGCCTTCCAGGTAGGACTGAGGCACCAGTCCCGCGTAGGCCGCCTGCCAGCCGCGCACCCGGAGCCGAGTGACCGCCTCGCAGTCGTCGACGGTCATGTCCCGGACATGTATCCCGGTGGGTGTGGTCCCTGTCGTCATACGGGCCATCCTGGCATCCGTCAGGTTGGCCCGTACGCGAGTCGGGCCGCGGGCCGCCGTCAGCCGCGGAAGCCGAGCAGCCCGTGCAGGGTGCTGCCCCTGCTGCCGGAATCCGTCCGCCGCGCCGACTTCGCAGCCGCCTCGCCGGTCAGCGGCCGCGGGTCGGGCGACTTGGCGCACACCGCGTCCGCGTCGCCCCGGTTTCCTTCGCCGCGCGGGACGGTGCCCTTGGCGAGATAGTCCGCCAAGTAGGTGTCCAGGCAGTCGTTGTCGCCCAGCGTGATGCCGTGATTGCCGCCGCCCTGCTCGACGACCAGGCTGGAGCCGCGCAGCCTGCGGTGCAGCGTGACGCCGCCCTCGTACGGTGTGGCCGCGTCGTCGGTGGCCTGGAAGAGCAGCACCGGCGGGAGCGCGCTGTTGGAGACGCGCACCGGATTCAGCGGTTCCACCGGCCAGTCGGCGCACGGGGCGTTGTACCAGTTGTTGTTCCAGGTGAAGAAGGGTGCCTTGGCGTGCACCCGCCGACTGTCGCCGCGCCAGGTGTTCCACTGCCGGGGCCACTGGGCGTCGCGGCACTGCACGGCCGAGTAGACCGAGTACCCGTTGTCGCCCTCGGCGTCGACGGCGCCGAACTTCTTGTACGCCTTCACGAGCGCGTTCTGGTCGCCGTCGTTGGCGTACGCGGCGAACGCCTCGGCCAGATACGGCCAGTACCCGTCGTAGTAGCTGCCCGGCAGGAAGGTGTCCTCCAGCTCGCTCGGGCCGACCTTCCCGCCCGCGGGGTGCGTCTTGACGGCCGCACGCATCGCGTACCAGGCGCTCTCGACCTTCGCCGGGTCGGTGCCGAGCCGATATGCGGCGTCGTGCTTCGCCACCCAGGCGGCGAACGCCTTGTGGCGGGCGTCGAAGGCGTAGTCCTGGCCGATGTTGTCGTCGTACCAGACGCCGTCCGGGTCGACGTTCGAGTCGAGGACCAGACGTCGCACCCGCTCCGGGAACAGCTTGGCGTACACCGCGCCGAGGTAGGTGCCGTACGAGTACCCGAAGTAGTTCAGCTGCCGGGAGCCGGTGGCCCGCCGGATCACATCGAGGTCCTTCGCGGCGCTGACCGTGCCCATGTGGGGCAGCAGGTCCGGGTACTTGCGCCCGCACGCCTCGGCGAACGAACGGGCCCGGTTCCGGTTGGCCTGCTCGACTCCCGGCGAGTCGGGCACCGAGTCGGGGCGCAGCGGATCGAAGTACTTCGGTACGCAGTTCAGTGCCGGCCTGCTCCTGCCGACGCCACGCGGGTCGAAGCCGATCACGTCGTACTGGGCGGCGATCGCCCTCGGCAGCGAGGACGCCACGAATCCGGCCATTGTCAGACCGCTGCCGCCGGGGCCGCCCGGGTTGACGAGCAGGGGGCCCTGGAAGGTCTTAGCGGTGTGCGGGATGCGGGACAGCGCGAGGGTGATCCGCCGACCCGACGGATCGTCATGATCGAGCGGGGTGCGGACCGATGAGCACTGCAGTCGTGGATACGACTTGGTGCCGCAGTCGGTCCACTGGAGCTTCGCGGCGGTGGACCGCGCGCCGTTGTCGGCGGTTGCCGGGGAAGGCGCGACGGTCACCAGACCGGCGACCGTCGCACCGACGGCGAACAGAATTCCTGAACGTTTCGTCATATGGCCTCCCGTGGTGGGGGAAACACGGCTGCGCGTGGCGCAGCCCCCGCCGCATGCTCCCCGCATTCGCGCCAGGAAGGACCTGTTATGTAAAGAGTTGACCCGTTTGCCCGCGTTGGTCCGTCGAGGTCCCCGTGGTGGTTCCGGCAGATCAGAGCAGGGTCAGCTGCGTGGGCCCGGGGCGGTCGAGCGGCGAGTGCTGTTCCTTCCGTGCCGGGAGCCGTCGGGCCGCGCCGCGGTGCGAGGGCCCGATGCCGAATTCGGTCGCCAGTTCGTGGACGTACCGGGTGATGCGGCGCTGGTACCACTTGGGCGCGTAGGCCCCCTCGGCGTACAGCCGCTCGTAGCGCCGCACC of Streptomyces sp. NBC_01363 contains these proteins:
- a CDS encoding MaoC family dehydratase, encoding MQFGRTYEEFEVGAVYKHWPGKTVTEYDDHLFCLLTMNHHPLHMDSNYAERTTDFGKNVVVGNYIYSLLLGMSVPDVSGKAIANLEVESLKHVAPTFHGDTIYGETTVLDKTPSKSKSDRGIVHVETKGYKQDGTLVCVFRRKVMVPTETYIKERGGEQPGRPELNQPSQKNVEK
- a CDS encoding CoA ester lyase gives rise to the protein MTAVNRLRPRRSCLAVPGSNPRFLEKAQGLPADQVFLDLEDACAPLAKEGARHTIVDALNNGDWTGKTRVVRVNDWTTHWTYRDVVTVVEGAGQNLDCIMLPKVQDAQQVVALDLLLTQIEKTMGFEVGKIGIEAQIENAKGLVNIDDIAAASPRLETLIFGPADFMASINMKTLVVGQQPPGYGADAYHYILMRILMAARTHDLQAIDGPFLQIRDVDAYREVAGRAAALGFDGKWVLHPGQVDAANEVFSPSQEDYDHAELILDAYEWCTSEEGGKKGSAMLGDEMIDEASRKMALVVAGKGRAAGMQRTSKFEAPEA
- a CDS encoding protein meaA: MSGRQKDRPWLMRTYAGHSTAEASNELYRRNLAKGQTGLSVAFDLPTQTGYDPDHILARGEVGRVGVPVSHLGDMRRLLQDIPLEQMNTSMTINATAMWLLALYQVVAEEQGADPTKLQGTTQNDIVKEYLSRGTHVFPPGPSLRLTTDMIAYTVNRIPKWNPINICSYHLQEAGATPVQEIAYAMSTAIAVLDAVRDSGQVPEERFGDVVARISFFVNAGVRFIEEMCKMRAFGRIWDQVTRERYGITDAKQRRFRYGVQVNSLGLTEAQPENNVQRIVLEMLAVTLSKDARARAVQLPAWNEALGLPRPWDQQWSLRIQQVLAHESDLLEYEDIFAGSHVIEAKVDELVAESLAEIDRIERMGGAMAAVESGYLKSELVSSHAARRARIEGGEERIVGVNIYETTEPNPLTADLDGAIMTVDPANEARVVAALHDWRDNRDEARATEALAALKKAAAGTDNMMEATVECARAGVTTGEWSWALRDVFGEFRAPTGVSSAPVAVTAEAGTPLALVREKVARTAADLGAGRLRLLVGKPGLDGHSNGAEQIAVRARDAGFEVVYQGIRLTPEQIVSAALAEDVHCVGLSILSGSHAELVPDVLTRLREAGAADIPVIAGGIIPPADASALIGAGVAAVFTPKDFGITEIIGRIVDEIRKANKLDPLEVPA
- the ccrA gene encoding crotonyl-CoA carboxylase/reductase encodes the protein MKEILDAIQSQDSTAADFAALSIPESYRAVTVHKDETEMFHGLSTRDKDPRKSLHLDEVPVPELGPGEALVAVMASSVNYNSVWTSIFEPMSTFGFLERYGRLSELTRRHDLPYHVIGSDLAGVVLRTGPGVNAWHPGDEVVAHCLSVELESSDGHNDTMLDPEQRIWGFETNFGGLAEIALVKSNQLMPKPQHLSWEEAAAPGLVNSTAYRQLVSRNGAGMKQGDNVLIWGASGGLGSYATQFALAGGANPICVVSSEQKADICRKMGAEAIIDRNAEGYKFWKDEHNQDPREWKRFGKRIRELTGGEDVDIVFEHPGRETFGASVYVTRKGGTIVTCASTSGYNHEYDNRYLWMSLKRIVGSHFANYREAWEANRLVAKGKIHPTLSKVYSLEETGQAAYDVHRNLHQGKVGVLALAPREGLGVRNEELREQHIDAINLFRDASAERADEHSRDV
- a CDS encoding GNAT family N-acetyltransferase; this encodes MNRDHEALLALFDREMREHARPDGPGVRVEHTGDVVRQVGTADDWNAVVWSAPALDPARADAVIAAQVAHYAALGHDEFEWKLYAHDRPADLAHRLLAAGFEAEEPETLLVAPVADLSKAVELPDGVRLRTVSDAEDVELMARAHERAFGSDWSRLRHQVLTRLAEDPDGFVGVLAMVGDEPVSSARMELYPGTGFAGLWGGGTVEAWRGKGVYRALVAFRARIAAERGYRYLQVDASGMSSPILRRLGFMALSTTTPYVYRSH
- a CDS encoding TetR family transcriptional regulator, whose amino-acid sequence is MSQPARSPRVSAAPDAPESAAGTRAAAQRLRMRRELAAAAMELFATKGYEATTVDEIAGAAGVARRTFFRHFRSKEEAIFPDHDDTLVRAEAVLNAAPAHEHPLDTVCRGIKEVMKMYAAKPAVSVARYKLTREVPTLREAEIASVARYERLFTRYLLGHFDERDHHVGNDDPLLAEVAASAVVTAHNHVLRRWLRAGGEGDVEAQLDHAFAIVRDTFGTGIGAGRTVGAEPAKQPAASVTSQGEVLVAVARTDAPLDEVMRTIQQALQDR
- a CDS encoding 3-hydroxyacyl-CoA dehydrogenase family protein, translated to MDTPLSTIAVVGLGTMGTGIAEVLARAGHEVIGIDISDAAARQAVAALEASTARAVRRERITEEERSDVLARFRTFADLRAAAEAELVIEVVPESYEIKQQVFRELDAIVSPTAILATGTNALSVTRLAAESLRPERVLGLHFFNPAPAMKLVEVVSSVLTAPPAVEAVTALARSLGKEPVAVGDRPGFVADGLLFGYLNQAAAMYEANYASREDIDAAMKLGCGLPMGPLALLDLIGVDTARTVLEAMYSESHDRLHAPAPVLRQLSEAGLTGRKSGRGFYTYQAAGSQTVVPDALAPRDDRAAVAGRTVRSVGVAGSGTMASGIAEVFAKAGYDVVLAARGQEKADTAKGRIAKSLERSVTKGRLTAEARDEALARITAAGSLDAFADVDLAVEAVAEDLAVKQQLFGTLDKVCKPGAVLATTTSSLPVVAIARATSRPQDVIGMHFFNPAPAMKLVEVVRTVLTADDVHATVREVCAEVRKHPVDCGDRAGFIVNALLFPYLNNAIKMVEEHYATLDDIDAAMKLGGGYPMGPFELLDVVGLDVSLAIEKVLHSEFRDPGLAPAPLLEHLVAAGCLGRKTGRGFREHARR
- a CDS encoding adenylosuccinate lyase gives rise to the protein MDEEFRSLADRLADEADAAGESAAYRGLLATEGEEELARVLVERERPLWAREMAAFRLGCGGDRRAFEALVLLLNHRDPERCVSAAHALVCLGDPRTPRAAAALATNTLRTAYALHPVRLLTALRAPESVPALMSTLERLLAPDDPYWRVALACVEGLGQLGDERARPLLAAALPHPRLGGAARDALGRLGAP